The genomic window CATACCGGGCGGAAAGATTCAAATCGTGAAGCACCATGATGATGGTCCTTCCCTCGTTCCGATTCAGTTCGTAAAGCAGATCCAGGATATCGAGCTGGTGGGACAAATCCAGATAAGTGGTCGGTTCGTCCAGCAAAATCGTATCGGTCTCCTGGGCGAGCACCATCGCGATCCACACCCGCTGCCGCTGTCCGCCGGAAAGGGAATCCACCGGTCGCTCCTCAAAACCTTCCAAGTTGGTGGTTTTCAGCGCCTTTTTCACGGCCCGCTCATCTTCGTTCGACCATTGCTGCATCCAGTTTTGATAGGGATACCGCCCCTGCTTCACCAACTGCAGCACCGTGAGGCCCTCGGGGCATTCCGGCGACTGGGGCAGAAGGGCCATTTCCCGGGCCACCGCCTTGGTGGACATGGTGGTAATCGCCTTCCCGTCGAGGATGACGGACCCCTCCCGGGGTTTCAAAAGCCGTGCCAAGGAACGGAGCAGGGTGGATTTTCCGCTGCCGTTTGAGCCGATCAGGACGCTGATCTTCCCTTTCGGGAAGCAGTGATCCAGATTCTCGATCACCACCTGATCCCCGTAGGCCAATGTGAGGGATTTCGTTTCCAGCGCATTCATCCCCGACACCCCTTCAATTTCGACTCCGAATCAACAGGTAGATGAAATAAGGTGCGCCGATCGCCGAGGTAAACACACCTGCGGGTACCTCCAGGGGAGAAAACGCCGTCCGTCCGATCCAATCCGCTCCCATGACCAACAGGCCGCCGATCAGCGCGGACACCGGAATCAGCGCCCCGTAAGAGGGTCCGACCAGTCTTCTCCCGATATGCGGCGCCATCAATCCGACAAAGCCGATTCCTCCGGCAAAGGCCACCGCTCCTCCCGCGAGGGCCGTGCTGAAGGCCAATAGGAGCAGCCGATCCCGCTGAACCCTGCTTCCCGCCCCCCTCGCGATCTCTTCCCCCAACTCCTGGATGTTCAGCTTTCGCGCGCCGATCCAGATGAAGGCGAGCATCAACAGCACCCAGGGAAGAAGGGTGGTGACGTGGTTCCAGTTGGAACCGTTCACACTTCCGGTCGTCCAAATGTGAACCTGTGTGGCCAAATAGATCGGCCCGAACAGGATCATGATGGTCGTCAGGGCTTGCATGGCGTGGGTCAAACCGATGCCGATCAGCACGAGCCGAAGGGGGGTCACCCCGCCTCTCCAGGCCAGCGCGTAGACGACCACCCCCACGAGAAAGGCGCCGATAAAGGCCGCCAGGGGCAGCCATTGGACGCTGACAGTCAGGGCATTCGCCCGGTCGCTGAAGGCGGTGTAAAAACTGACCACCGCAAAGGAAGCACCGCCGGTGATCCCCATCAGATCCGGCGACGCCAGCGGATTGCGAATGATCCCCTGCAGCACGGCGCCGGACACCGCCAGCGCCATCCCCGCCATCATGGCCAGGAGAATGCGGGGAAGCCGGAAGGAGCGGACCACCAACTCCTGCATCCCCTCCCCCGCGCCGAAGAGGGCTTTGACCACATCCACCGGAGGGATGGCCATATCCCCTGTGCCGAGACTGAGGACCGCCACACCGGCGATCAGGATCAAAAGGATCCCCAAAAGGGCGACCGCTTTTTTGTCCACCAGCAGGGAGACCCGTTTCAGGCGAAAGGGAAGATACCGGCTCATAACCGTCTCAGCCCCCTTCGCGCGATGTATATAAAGAAGGGTGTCCCGATCAAAGCGGTCATGACCCCCACCGGAACTTCATTGGGCATGATGACGTACCGTGCCCCGATATCGGCGAGAAGCAGCAAGATCGCTCCGAGCAGGGCGCTGTAGGGAATCACCCAGCGCTGATCCATCCCCACCAACCCCCTCGCGATGTGGGGGATCACCACTCCGATAAAACCCACGGGTCCGGCGACGGCGACGGACCCGCCCGCGAGCAGCGCGATGACAACGCCGGCGAGAATTTTGACGACGACGGTCCGCTGACCCAGGCTGACGGCCACATCTTCCCCCATCAACAGCACATTCATCTGCCCGGACAGCAAGAGCGCCCCCAGCCAACCGACGGCCAGATAGGGCAAGACCGCCAGGAGCACCTCCAGCTTTCTGCCCTCCACGGATCCCGCCAGCCAGAACAGCACCTCCTCCAGGGCCTTTTCGTTCAGAGCGAGCATCCCCTGGGTCAAGGAGGCGAACAGGAGCCACAGCGACGCGCCCGCCAGCGTCAGCTTCACGGGCGTCAAGCCGCCCTGCCCCGCGGCGCCCAGCAAATAGACGATGACCGTGGACAAAATCGCTCCGAAAAAGGCGAGCCAGGCAAATTGATGAATGGATGAAACGGAAAAGAAGGTGGCCGACAAGACGATGAAAAAGCCGGCGCCCGCGTTGATGCCGAAAATGTCCGGCGAAGCCAGCGGATTCCTCGTCAACCCCTGCAACAGGGCACCGGCGATCGCCAGGCTCACGCCGACCGCCGCCCCGATCAACGCCCGCGGAATGCGGTTTTCCAGCACGATGATGTGCTCCTTGGAACCGTTGAAATCGGTCAGCGACTGAAGCGCCGTCTTCCAGCCCACTTCGGTGTACCCGTACACCACACTGCAACACGCAAACAGGATGACCAGGACGATTCCAAGTACAATGCCCGCAATTTTTTGGTGCGTGGTTCTCATCAAAGCGCTCAAGGGATTCGAACCTTTCTGTGGATGAAGATCTCACCACCAGTCTATACGGGTTTGAAACAACTGTCAATGATAATCATTATCATTCCCTCGTTGACAAGTATCATCCATTCGGTTTATTCTATTCATCGTAAATGATATTCATTTTCAATTAACTCTCAGGAGGGCTACACATGATATTCGGGAAAGTTCGCTGGATTGCGGCATCCATCGCCCTGTTGCTGGCTTTGACCGCCTGCGGAACCAGTACGGATCCCGGGCAGAACGATACAAAGGATTCCTCCTCCTCTTCCCTCGTCGTCGAACACGCCATGGGGAAAACGGAAGTCCCCGAGGATCCCCAACGGGTCGTCATCCTCACCAACGAAGGGACGGAAGCCCTGCTCGCCTTGGGAATCAAACCGGTGGGCGCCGTGAAATCCTGGCTGGGCGACCCCTGGTATGATCATATCGCCGACCAGATGAAAGGCGTGAAAGTGGTCGGAACGGAGAGCGACATCAATCTGGAAGCCATCGCCGCCCTGAAACCGGATTTGATCATCGGCAACAAATTACGCCAGG from Planifilum fimeticola includes these protein-coding regions:
- a CDS encoding ABC transporter ATP-binding protein, producing MNALETKSLTLAYGDQVVIENLDHCFPKGKISVLIGSNGSGKSTLLRSLARLLKPREGSVILDGKAITTMSTKAVAREMALLPQSPECPEGLTVLQLVKQGRYPYQNWMQQWSNEDERAVKKALKTTNLEGFEERPVDSLSGGQRQRVWIAMVLAQETDTILLDEPTTYLDLSHQLDILDLLYELNRNEGRTIIMVLHDLNLSARYADNMVVVHDKTVFAHGKPDSIITPELVKKVFGIECLVMKDPVYGKPLCIPCGKGRRVENENLRAVDTQ
- a CDS encoding FecCD family ABC transporter permease; protein product: MSRYLPFRLKRVSLLVDKKAVALLGILLILIAGVAVLSLGTGDMAIPPVDVVKALFGAGEGMQELVVRSFRLPRILLAMMAGMALAVSGAVLQGIIRNPLASPDLMGITGGASFAVVSFYTAFSDRANALTVSVQWLPLAAFIGAFLVGVVVYALAWRGGVTPLRLVLIGIGLTHAMQALTTIMILFGPIYLATQVHIWTTGSVNGSNWNHVTTLLPWVLLMLAFIWIGARKLNIQELGEEIARGAGSRVQRDRLLLLAFSTALAGGAVAFAGGIGFVGLMAPHIGRRLVGPSYGALIPVSALIGGLLVMGADWIGRTAFSPLEVPAGVFTSAIGAPYFIYLLIRSRN
- a CDS encoding FecCD family ABC transporter permease, translating into MMRTTHQKIAGIVLGIVLVILFACCSVVYGYTEVGWKTALQSLTDFNGSKEHIIVLENRIPRALIGAAVGVSLAIAGALLQGLTRNPLASPDIFGINAGAGFFIVLSATFFSVSSIHQFAWLAFFGAILSTVIVYLLGAAGQGGLTPVKLTLAGASLWLLFASLTQGMLALNEKALEEVLFWLAGSVEGRKLEVLLAVLPYLAVGWLGALLLSGQMNVLLMGEDVAVSLGQRTVVVKILAGVVIALLAGGSVAVAGPVGFIGVVIPHIARGLVGMDQRWVIPYSALLGAILLLLADIGARYVIMPNEVPVGVMTALIGTPFFIYIARRGLRRL